The Humulus lupulus chromosome 3, drHumLupu1.1, whole genome shotgun sequence genome window below encodes:
- the LOC133821757 gene encoding uncharacterized protein LOC133821757 — protein MEDHRQAKSIIIGELIKNKYKSVKRNYTPNDIMNDMNDDFGVTMGYTKAWRSREKALLLVRGNPDDSYQKLPMYLHMLKQANPETVTHLLTDNEDRFKYLYIAFSNSIKGWRYLRPIIVVDGTFLKNAHGGTLFSASTLDPNNNIFVLAFGIADSENDNSWLWFFSKLRDTYGEPEGLAIVSDRHKSIENTVHIVYPNVFHGACMYHLLNNLKSKYGNHGEQLQMNFIAAAKAYTKTECEHYMRSLDRLDRRIRPYLEKAKYETWARSYSPTKRYTMMTSNIAESLNAALKAARNLPIDILVECLRSLVQKWVWNNSNNANGTFTKVSTATENELRHDIVSKMKYEVLPFNPIEYQVRDEKWTNFTVNIHNRTCTCNRFQEDEMPCGHAVAVIAKRNLGVYDYCAKFYKTETLKAMYEENVHPLPHKDEWNLPQHLDIVVLPPKATIPAGRPRKKRIRSRGEPKVIITCGKCGQPGHNRKTCRNPPIDKANKQKKQKS, from the exons ATGGAGGATCATAGGCAAGCAAAAAGCATCATAATTGGGGAattaataaagaataagtacaagtCAGTCAAAAGAAATTATACTCCAAATGACATCATGAATGACATGAATGATGACTTTGGAGTAACCATGGGATACACAAAAGCATGGAGATCAAGAGAAAAAGCTTTGCTTCTAGTAAGAGGGAACCCTGATGATTCATATCAAAAGTTGCCAATGTATCTTCACATGTTGAAGCAAGCAAATCCAGAAACAGTAACACATCTGCTCACAGACAATGAAGATAGATTCAAATACTTGTACATAGCTTTCTCCAACTCAATCAAAGGTTGGAGATATTTGAGGCCTATcattgttgttgatggaactttcTTAAAAAATGCACATGGCGGCACACTATTTTCAGCATCAACATTAGATCCAAACAACAACATTTTTGTCTTGGCTTTTGGAATAGCAGACTCAGAAAATGATAACTCTTGGCTTTGGTTCTTCTCCAAACTAAGAGACACATATGGAGAACCCGAAG GATTGGCTATTGTTTCTGACAGACACAAGAGCATAGAGAATACAGTACATATAGTGTACCCAAATGTGTTCCATGGAGCTTGCATGTATCACTTGCTCAATAATTTGAAAAGCAAGTATGGAAACCATGGAGAACAGCTACAAATGAATTTCATTGCAGCAGCAAAAGCATACACAAAAACAGAATGTGAACACTACATGAGAAGCCTTGATAGACTTGACAGGCGCATTAGACCCTATTTAGAGAAAGCCAAATATGAAACTTGGGCAAGATCATACTCACCAACAAAAAGATACACCATGATGACATCCAACATCGCAGAATCGCTCAACGCTGCACTAAAAGCTGCAAGAAATCTCCCAATTGATATATTGGTTGAATGTCTTAGAAGTTTGGTTCAAAAGTGGGTTTGGAACAATTCAAATAATGCAAATGGAACATTCACAAAAGTGTCTACAGCAACAGAAAATGAATTGAGACATGACATTGTTTCAAAAATGAAGTATGAG GTCTTGCCTTTCAATCCAATAGAATATCAAGTTCGTGATGAAAAATGGACCAATTTCACAGTAAATATTCACAATAGAACTTGTACATGCAATAGGTTTCAAGAAGATGAAATGCCTTGTGGGCATGCAGTAGCTGTAATTGCAAAGAGAAACTTGGGAGTATATGATTACTGTGCAAAGTTTTACAAAACAGAAACTTTGAAAGCAATGTATGAAGAAAATGTTCATCCTTTGCCCCATAAAGATGAATGGAATCTACCACAACACTTAGACATAGTGGTGCTACCTCCAAAGGCAACAATCCCTGCAGGAAGaccaagaaagaaaagaataagatcaAGAGGAGAACCAAAAGTGATAATCACCTGTGGTAAATGTGGTCAACCAGGACATAACAGGAAGACTTGCAGGAATCCACCAATTGACAAGGCAAACAAGCAGAAAAAACAAAAGTCATAG